Proteins encoded within one genomic window of Hahella chejuensis KCTC 2396:
- a CDS encoding flotillin family protein, producing MEAGAFIGVSVFIGGGFLILLGIIGLFKAFYKKVEQGQALIVNDTTTQPKVYFTGAMVLPVLHKAETMKISVITLEIDRRGKDGLICQDNLRADITVAFYLRVNETAEDVLKVAKAVGVSRASDRVAVNELFNAKFSEALKTVGKQMEFLGLFEDRIGFRDRIVQTIGNDLNGYVLEDVAIDYLEQTPKSSLDSSNILDSEGIKKITEITAQHNIHTNRLERDEELEIKRKNVTTREAMLELERQQADAEAKQKREVESIQARETAETQKVREEERKKAEEARILTEEQLSIAEENKQRQVEIAVKNRERAVAIEHEKVEKARQLEMVNREREVELQRIAKEKELEEQRKVITLTISERISVEKKVAEEEERIKEVREVSQAEREKQVRILAAQAEADEQLVKQVKAAEAEKEKAVFRAQEINTIAQAELEASSKKAEANKKEAEGIQAMEAASGLAQARVAEAKAAAYEREGQAKANAQKAEGLAKAEVIEAQAAANEKSGLADAKVLEEKLTAKARGDESIGMAKARAERELGATEAEIIRQKAKAEADGLVEKFNAMGNMSPEAREFEEFRMRMDAAIKEVMASIEANKSIATDQAQVLAQALQKSNIEIVGGGGEYFESFSKALAVGKAIDGVAGKSQAVQAALDKLLSITGKSSGEKSH from the coding sequence ATGGAAGCGGGAGCTTTTATTGGTGTTTCTGTTTTTATCGGAGGTGGTTTCCTAATACTGCTGGGAATTATCGGCCTGTTTAAAGCCTTCTACAAGAAAGTAGAACAAGGACAAGCGCTGATTGTTAACGATACAACGACCCAGCCGAAAGTGTATTTTACCGGCGCCATGGTGCTGCCGGTTCTTCACAAAGCCGAAACCATGAAAATTTCGGTTATCACGCTGGAGATTGATCGCCGCGGTAAAGACGGCCTGATCTGTCAGGATAACCTGCGCGCTGATATTACTGTCGCGTTCTATTTGCGGGTGAACGAGACCGCGGAAGACGTGCTGAAAGTGGCGAAGGCGGTGGGCGTGTCCCGCGCATCCGATCGCGTCGCCGTCAACGAGCTGTTTAACGCCAAGTTCTCTGAGGCGCTGAAGACTGTCGGTAAGCAGATGGAGTTTCTGGGTCTGTTTGAAGACCGTATCGGCTTCCGTGACCGCATTGTTCAGACCATCGGTAACGATCTGAACGGTTATGTTCTGGAAGACGTCGCCATTGACTATCTGGAGCAGACGCCTAAATCCAGCCTGGATTCCAGCAATATCCTCGATTCCGAGGGTATCAAGAAAATCACCGAGATCACGGCTCAACACAATATCCACACCAACCGTCTGGAGCGTGACGAAGAGCTGGAGATCAAACGCAAGAACGTCACCACGCGCGAAGCCATGCTGGAGCTGGAGCGCCAACAGGCTGACGCTGAAGCGAAGCAGAAGCGTGAAGTGGAATCCATTCAGGCCCGTGAAACGGCTGAGACTCAAAAGGTTCGCGAAGAAGAGCGCAAGAAAGCGGAAGAAGCGCGCATTCTGACGGAAGAGCAGCTGTCGATTGCGGAAGAGAATAAGCAGCGTCAGGTTGAAATTGCGGTTAAAAACCGTGAACGCGCAGTGGCGATTGAGCATGAAAAAGTTGAAAAAGCCCGTCAGTTGGAAATGGTCAACCGCGAGCGTGAAGTCGAATTGCAGCGTATCGCCAAAGAGAAGGAGCTGGAAGAGCAGCGTAAAGTCATCACTCTGACAATCAGCGAGCGTATCTCCGTCGAGAAGAAAGTGGCGGAAGAGGAAGAGCGCATCAAAGAAGTTCGCGAAGTGTCTCAGGCGGAGCGCGAGAAGCAAGTGCGTATTCTGGCGGCTCAGGCGGAAGCCGACGAGCAGCTGGTCAAACAGGTGAAAGCGGCGGAAGCTGAGAAAGAAAAAGCCGTGTTCCGCGCTCAGGAGATCAACACCATTGCGCAGGCGGAGCTGGAAGCTTCTTCCAAGAAAGCGGAAGCCAACAAGAAAGAAGCCGAGGGCATCCAGGCGATGGAAGCCGCATCAGGGCTGGCGCAGGCCCGCGTAGCGGAAGCCAAGGCGGCCGCCTACGAGCGCGAAGGACAGGCGAAAGCCAATGCCCAGAAAGCGGAAGGTCTGGCGAAAGCGGAAGTCATCGAAGCCCAAGCTGCCGCCAACGAGAAGAGTGGTCTGGCGGACGCCAAAGTGCTGGAAGAGAAACTGACCGCCAAAGCGCGCGGCGACGAGAGCATTGGTATGGCGAAAGCGCGGGCGGAAAGAGAGCTGGGCGCGACCGAAGCGGAAATCATCCGTCAGAAAGCCAAGGCGGAAGCAGACGGCCTGGTGGAGAAATTCAACGCGATGGGCAATATGTCTCCAGAAGCGCGCGAATTCGAAGAGTTCCGCATGCGTATGGACGCCGCCATCAAAGAAGTCATGGCGAGCATCGAAGCCAACAAGTCTATTGCGACCGATCAGGCGCAAGTGCTGGCGCAAGCGCTGCAGAAGTCCAATATCGAGATTGTCGGCGGCGGCGGGGAATATTTCGAGAGCTTCTCCAAAGCACTGGCGGTTGGCAAAGCCATCGACGGCGTGGCCGGCAAGAGCCAGGCGGTGCAAGCGGCGCTGGACAAGCTGTTGTCCATCACCGGCAAATCGTCCGGCGAAAAGTCCCACTAA
- a CDS encoding DNA repair ATPase, with protein MTSQTNDLVENAVAEGGAYEVLRKRLQEQGLRLRELVEALNKERLQEFGSSDMDILSRIRVRTENNCVARDIVRVGDFLLFGYNVFIGLKKETKVSDVFALYQLTETEQGLELSEHTSDGTFLADAKFQSDFNELYTYYKNAKLLQIVVRQGRLLAAFQIGERLEDLRVFQWAVNAAGEVESYIDNRGERYIQLPPRHDFEWTEIKREQVIEGLHPHINILDTLFVDNIRGDLTFKIENNTRTGEGIFSDPVEDENQSLDDGQFFYAQVGELILIKVLPYREESWRYYVFNKRLSKVTRIDAIGQSCVQLPEDHGLMFPGGYYLETGELKHFDEEIDGFRFKRMIRSPNGEDVLFVFYEIPQGISGLYSYNLITKSLQNPIVGHGYALLNDGRMVVFTADDEPTRIHPMQVWKTPYFSETFAAQETTSQTFLGRIGNKELVRGISDLLSICRLVEQNVASFEHYNSLIKSAMRLFDQYYWLDSKELAEVHGLLKELVASGELVLDEYEKVASIQDSSRTALEQAAADKKKLIQSLSPESWSQPGDFVNALDSARKLRGRLMTLRDYRYIDLSAIDAMEAELVETEQELAQETVKFLATPKALDGYYERLDELTEKAEKLETRVELKPLLEEFGSISAGLDLLSELVATLEVEDAVQRTRIIDGISEIYAKINQQKAKVQNKAKSLGSKEATAQFAAQFRLFEQSLSNALGLADTPDKCDELLSRLLNQLQELEGQFGEFDEFLGDILAKRDEVYDAFDKHKQRLIEERQRKTHTLADAAGRILESIGKRSQRFQQMDEVNTFFASDALAQKVRQIVKQLRDLGDQIAADDLESRLKSAKEQAVRGLRDKTDIFEEGGKVIKLGPRHRFSVNTQELDLSILPRDDKLFIHVTGSDYYQPIDDPELDACRRYWDMTLMSETPDVYRSEFLAHRFLEHINSPRQTALKDKVMQALAAGDGVQPFVTEFAGPRYKEGYEKGIHDHDAALILAKVLPVISQAQLLRYTGRIRALACLFWSARQHDEESAAWRAQARAAQIMLDVLNSPQAMMQLEDALGRLLWEFVERQRLDFSEVDVAQAAAYLAAELGKDALAFESGKYAMDSYERMKLNLQTSTAWNMLQESMKSLDGDLGARWRLAQSWLQAFLQKADQTFEDYHYEAVAILAAEQEIPRDKREVDLRFAVSGLLGSHPRIKEQTLQLALDDFMARMTRHVEEDIAGYERYLKLRQQKLEQARKMLRLNELKPRPLTSFVRNKLINDHYLKFIGDNLAKQMGTVGESKRTDNMGLLMMISPPGYGKTTLMEYTASRLGLTFVKVNCPSLGHDVVSLDPEKAPHSTARQELIKLNFGFELANNVMLYLDDIQHTHPEFLQKFISLCDGTRRVEGVWNGETRTYDLRGKKFCIVMAGNPYTESGETFKVPDMLANRADIYNLGDVLGGMEDAFAMSYIENAMTSNPVLAPLATRDMEDFYRFIDAAKGREVAATDMKHTYSGAEFKEVVDVLGKLMDVQKVVLRVNQEYIRSSAQADAYRSEPTFKLQGSYRNMNKLAEKITSVMTGDELQQLLEDHYQGESQLLTQGAEENLLKLAELRGTLTSDQQIRWASIKEEFAKNRGLKDMDASQQAVRQLREMTDGLRRLTEVVGQGNKPALPVEASKDYSADVVKQLARMVKAMSDLKDAAPKVDVAPKVEVVNQPMPGLDKILATLADTIQNSIYPLVKTMDGKLQLDLETHKRMAELNAKIDSLRLELKKPEA; from the coding sequence ATGACATCGCAAACCAATGATCTGGTTGAAAACGCCGTTGCTGAAGGGGGCGCTTATGAAGTGCTGCGCAAACGCCTTCAGGAGCAGGGGCTTCGCCTGCGTGAGCTGGTGGAGGCGCTCAACAAGGAGCGTCTGCAAGAGTTCGGCAGCTCCGATATGGACATCCTCAGTCGTATCCGGGTGCGTACCGAAAATAATTGCGTCGCCCGCGACATCGTGCGGGTCGGAGATTTTCTGTTATTCGGATACAACGTTTTTATCGGCCTGAAGAAAGAAACCAAAGTCTCCGATGTTTTCGCGCTGTATCAACTGACCGAAACTGAACAGGGACTGGAGCTCAGCGAGCATACTTCAGACGGAACCTTTCTGGCGGACGCCAAGTTCCAGTCCGATTTCAATGAGCTGTACACTTATTACAAAAACGCCAAGCTGTTGCAGATAGTGGTGCGCCAGGGGCGTCTGTTGGCGGCGTTTCAGATTGGCGAGCGTTTGGAGGATCTAAGGGTTTTCCAATGGGCGGTCAACGCCGCTGGTGAGGTGGAGAGTTACATCGACAATCGCGGCGAGCGCTATATTCAATTGCCGCCGCGCCATGATTTCGAATGGACCGAAATCAAACGGGAGCAAGTGATCGAAGGCCTGCACCCGCACATCAATATTCTCGACACCCTGTTCGTCGATAATATTCGCGGTGATCTGACGTTCAAGATAGAGAACAACACCCGCACCGGCGAAGGCATCTTTTCCGATCCGGTTGAGGACGAGAATCAGTCGCTGGACGACGGCCAGTTCTTTTACGCGCAAGTGGGCGAGCTGATCCTGATTAAGGTGCTGCCATATCGGGAAGAGAGCTGGCGCTACTACGTTTTCAACAAGCGCCTCAGTAAAGTGACGCGCATCGACGCCATCGGCCAGTCCTGCGTTCAGCTGCCGGAAGATCATGGCCTGATGTTTCCTGGCGGCTATTATCTGGAAACCGGCGAACTCAAACACTTTGACGAAGAGATAGACGGTTTTCGCTTCAAACGTATGATTCGCTCACCCAATGGTGAGGACGTGTTGTTTGTCTTCTATGAAATTCCCCAGGGCATCAGTGGCTTATACAGCTACAACCTGATCACCAAGTCCCTGCAGAACCCCATCGTCGGTCATGGCTACGCTTTGCTTAACGACGGGCGCATGGTGGTGTTCACGGCGGACGACGAGCCGACGCGCATTCATCCCATGCAGGTATGGAAGACGCCTTATTTCAGCGAAACGTTTGCGGCGCAGGAAACCACCAGCCAGACGTTTCTGGGGCGTATCGGCAACAAAGAGCTGGTGCGGGGTATTTCTGATCTGCTCAGCATTTGTCGTCTTGTGGAGCAGAATGTCGCCTCGTTCGAGCATTACAACTCATTGATCAAATCCGCGATGCGCTTGTTCGACCAGTATTACTGGCTGGACTCCAAAGAACTGGCGGAGGTGCACGGGCTACTGAAAGAGCTGGTCGCCAGTGGCGAACTGGTGCTGGACGAATATGAAAAAGTCGCGTCGATTCAGGACAGCTCCCGCACGGCGCTGGAGCAGGCGGCGGCAGACAAGAAAAAGCTGATTCAAAGCCTGTCGCCGGAATCCTGGAGTCAGCCGGGAGATTTCGTCAACGCGCTGGATAGCGCGCGCAAGTTGCGCGGCCGATTGATGACTTTACGGGATTATCGCTATATCGACCTCTCGGCGATCGACGCAATGGAAGCTGAGCTGGTGGAGACCGAGCAGGAACTGGCGCAGGAAACCGTTAAGTTTCTGGCCACGCCAAAAGCGCTTGATGGTTATTATGAGCGTCTGGATGAACTCACGGAAAAAGCCGAGAAGTTGGAAACGCGGGTAGAGCTTAAGCCGTTACTGGAAGAGTTCGGCTCCATCAGTGCGGGTCTGGATTTACTTTCTGAACTGGTGGCCACACTGGAAGTGGAAGACGCGGTGCAGCGCACGCGCATCATTGACGGCATCTCCGAGATTTACGCCAAGATCAACCAACAGAAAGCAAAGGTTCAGAACAAAGCCAAATCGCTGGGCTCGAAAGAAGCCACAGCGCAATTCGCCGCCCAGTTTCGCCTGTTCGAACAGAGTTTGAGCAATGCTCTTGGCCTGGCGGACACTCCTGATAAGTGTGACGAACTGCTTTCCCGCCTGCTGAACCAATTACAGGAATTGGAAGGGCAGTTCGGCGAGTTTGACGAGTTTCTGGGCGATATCCTCGCCAAACGCGATGAAGTGTACGACGCCTTCGACAAGCACAAACAGCGCCTGATCGAAGAGCGTCAGCGTAAGACGCACACCCTGGCGGACGCCGCCGGACGCATTCTGGAAAGCATCGGCAAGCGTAGCCAGCGTTTCCAGCAAATGGATGAAGTGAATACATTCTTCGCTTCGGATGCGTTGGCGCAGAAAGTTCGACAGATCGTAAAACAGCTGCGAGATCTGGGCGATCAAATTGCTGCGGACGACCTGGAAAGCCGCCTGAAGTCCGCCAAGGAGCAAGCGGTCAGAGGGTTGCGGGACAAAACGGACATTTTCGAAGAAGGCGGCAAGGTTATCAAACTGGGGCCGCGCCACCGTTTCAGCGTTAATACCCAGGAGCTGGATCTGTCAATTCTGCCCAGGGACGACAAGCTGTTTATCCACGTCACTGGCAGCGACTACTACCAGCCTATCGACGACCCTGAGCTGGACGCCTGCCGTCGCTATTGGGACATGACATTGATGTCGGAAACGCCGGATGTATACCGCTCCGAGTTTCTGGCGCATCGATTTCTGGAACATATTAACAGCCCCAGACAAACAGCTCTCAAGGATAAGGTGATGCAGGCGCTGGCCGCGGGCGATGGCGTTCAGCCATTTGTTACGGAATTCGCCGGGCCTCGCTATAAAGAAGGTTATGAGAAAGGCATCCATGACCATGATGCGGCGTTGATTCTGGCCAAGGTTCTGCCTGTGATAAGTCAGGCGCAATTGCTGCGCTACACCGGACGCATTCGCGCTTTAGCCTGTCTGTTCTGGTCTGCGCGTCAGCACGATGAGGAAAGCGCCGCCTGGCGCGCGCAGGCGCGAGCGGCGCAAATCATGCTGGATGTGCTGAACAGTCCGCAGGCGATGATGCAACTGGAAGACGCATTGGGGCGTCTGCTGTGGGAGTTTGTAGAGCGGCAACGCCTTGATTTCAGCGAGGTGGATGTGGCTCAGGCGGCGGCCTATCTGGCTGCGGAACTGGGCAAGGACGCGCTGGCGTTTGAGTCTGGCAAGTACGCAATGGACAGCTATGAGCGTATGAAGCTCAACCTGCAAACCTCCACTGCCTGGAATATGCTGCAGGAAAGCATGAAGTCGCTGGATGGCGACCTGGGCGCGCGCTGGCGTTTGGCGCAAAGCTGGTTGCAGGCGTTTCTGCAGAAGGCGGACCAGACATTTGAGGATTATCATTACGAAGCAGTCGCTATTCTGGCCGCGGAGCAGGAAATCCCCAGAGATAAACGGGAGGTCGACTTGCGCTTCGCTGTGTCCGGTCTGCTGGGATCGCACCCACGGATCAAAGAGCAGACGCTGCAATTGGCGCTGGACGACTTCATGGCCAGGATGACGCGTCACGTCGAAGAAGACATCGCCGGCTATGAGCGTTATCTCAAACTGCGGCAGCAGAAACTGGAGCAGGCTCGCAAGATGCTGCGCCTGAATGAACTGAAGCCTCGGCCATTGACCTCGTTCGTGCGCAACAAGCTGATCAATGACCACTACCTGAAATTTATTGGCGATAACCTCGCCAAGCAGATGGGAACGGTCGGCGAAAGCAAGCGTACTGACAACATGGGCTTGCTGATGATGATATCTCCACCGGGATACGGTAAGACCACTTTGATGGAGTATACCGCCAGCCGTCTGGGGCTGACCTTCGTTAAAGTGAACTGTCCTTCCCTGGGTCATGATGTGGTTTCGCTGGACCCTGAAAAGGCTCCTCACTCGACAGCCAGGCAGGAGTTGATCAAGCTGAACTTTGGTTTCGAGCTGGCTAATAACGTCATGCTGTATCTGGACGATATCCAGCATACTCACCCAGAGTTTCTGCAGAAATTCATCTCCCTTTGTGACGGCACGCGAAGAGTAGAGGGGGTCTGGAATGGAGAAACACGGACTTACGACCTGCGTGGCAAGAAGTTCTGTATCGTCATGGCGGGCAACCCCTACACGGAGAGCGGCGAAACCTTCAAAGTGCCGGATATGCTCGCCAACCGGGCCGACATTTATAACCTTGGCGACGTTTTGGGTGGCATGGAAGACGCCTTTGCGATGAGCTATATCGAGAACGCGATGACATCCAACCCAGTCTTGGCGCCACTGGCGACCCGGGATATGGAGGATTTCTACAGGTTCATTGATGCGGCGAAGGGCCGCGAAGTCGCTGCGACGGATATGAAGCACACTTACAGCGGCGCTGAGTTCAAAGAAGTGGTCGATGTACTGGGCAAGCTGATGGACGTGCAAAAAGTCGTGCTGCGGGTGAACCAGGAATATATTCGCAGCAGCGCCCAGGCCGACGCCTACCGCTCCGAGCCCACATTCAAGCTGCAGGGAAGTTATCGCAACATGAATAAGCTGGCGGAAAAAATCACCTCGGTGATGACGGGAGATGAATTACAGCAACTGTTGGAAGACCATTATCAAGGAGAGTCGCAGCTGTTGACTCAGGGGGCGGAAGAGAACCTATTGAAGCTGGCGGAATTGCGTGGAACGTTGACGTCTGATCAGCAAATCCGCTGGGCCTCTATTAAGGAAGAATTCGCCAAAAACCGTGGCCTGAAAGACATGGATGCATCACAGCAGGCAGTGCGCCAACTGAGGGAAATGACGGATGGATTGCGCCGTCTTACTGAGGTTGTCGGTCAAGGGAACAAGCCTGCTTTGCCGGTGGAAGCGTCTAAGGACTACTCCGCTGATGTGGTCAAGCAGCTGGCCAGAATGGTCAAGGCCATGAGCGACTTAAAAGACGCAGCGCCGAAAGTGGACGTGGCGCCCAAAGTGGAAGTCGTCAACCAGCCCATGCCTGGACTGGATAAAATTCTCGCGACCCTGGCTGACACTATTCAAAACAGCATTTATCCCCTGGTAAAAACGATGGATGGTAAATTGCAGTTGGACCTGGAGACCCATAAGCGCATGGCGGAGTTAAACGCCAAAATAGACAGTCTGCGTCTTGAGCTGAAGAAACCGGAAGCTTAA
- a CDS encoding zf-TFIIB domain-containing protein: MKCTSCNSGALKPGFLEDLLACHICDNCGGTLIYLQDYLRWLNSEHSLTEVDFDLAVNAEDSKKALLCPKTGRLMLKYRISKNTDHRLDLSPEILAMWLDKGEWELLKREGLATKLNAIFTDPWQRKIRESKARDVFEALYEEEFGKEEYAKLQGIREWLDKQPKQKSMIAYLLAKDPYSANR; the protein is encoded by the coding sequence ATGAAATGCACAAGCTGTAACTCAGGCGCACTGAAGCCCGGTTTCCTCGAAGATCTACTGGCCTGCCATATCTGTGATAACTGCGGCGGAACTTTGATCTATCTGCAGGACTATCTGCGTTGGTTGAACTCCGAGCACTCACTAACCGAAGTTGACTTTGATCTCGCCGTTAATGCGGAAGATTCCAAAAAAGCGCTGCTCTGCCCTAAAACCGGCCGCCTGATGCTGAAATATCGTATTTCAAAAAATACCGATCATCGACTCGACCTCAGCCCGGAAATTCTCGCCATGTGGCTGGATAAAGGAGAGTGGGAACTGCTGAAGCGGGAAGGACTCGCCACCAAGTTGAATGCGATTTTCACCGATCCCTGGCAGCGCAAGATTCGTGAAAGCAAAGCTCGGGACGTCTTCGAAGCCTTGTATGAAGAAGAGTTCGGCAAAGAGGAATACGCCAAACTGCAAGGAATTCGCGAGTGGCTGGACAAGCAGCCCAAGCAGAAATCAATGATCGCCTATTTGCTGGCGAAAGATCCCTACTCCGCCAATCGCTAG
- the panP gene encoding pyridoxal-dependent aspartate 1-decarboxylase PanP encodes MSKTKKIAKASLETMYRVFTIPEAPNSTLGRIDQKISQNLAGFLQDHIVAVEKDLSEMEKDFAESRIPEDPVFVSEQTQFLLDKLVSQSVHTASPSFIGHMTSALPYFMLPLSKIMIALNQNLVKTETSKAFTPLERQVIGMMHRLVYDRDDAYYHEWMHNSSVALGSMCSGGTVANITALWVARNLCFPADSVFKGVRREGMFKALKHYGYEGAAVLVSKRGHYSLSKSADLLGLGSDNIIAIPTGANNKIDLQALRATCEKLRDANVRVISLVGIAGTTETGNIDPLEDMAAIAKEFNTYFHVDAAWGGPTLFSNNYKHLLKGIELADSVTMDAHKQLYVPMGAGLVVFKTPSTSNAIEHHAQYIIRQGSRDLGSKTLEGSRPGMAMLIQSGLKIIGRTGYEILIDLGIEKAKTFAAMIDQADDFELVSEPELNILTYRYHPVWVRQAFEFADEERRQAINDCLSRITKGIQKTQRARGKAFVSRTRLNPAAYDGQACVVFRVVLANPLTTVEILQDILEEQRAIAAEDILSERMDELRNLCAIPTAKVAAS; translated from the coding sequence ATGTCGAAGACCAAAAAAATCGCCAAAGCCAGTTTGGAAACCATGTATCGGGTATTCACCATCCCCGAGGCGCCCAATTCCACACTTGGCCGAATCGACCAGAAAATTTCACAAAATCTGGCCGGATTCCTACAGGATCACATTGTGGCGGTGGAAAAAGATCTCAGCGAAATGGAGAAAGACTTCGCCGAGTCCCGCATTCCAGAAGATCCCGTGTTCGTCTCCGAGCAAACCCAGTTTTTGCTGGATAAGCTCGTCTCACAGTCTGTGCATACAGCCTCTCCCAGCTTTATCGGCCATATGACGTCAGCGCTGCCGTATTTCATGCTGCCGCTGTCGAAAATCATGATCGCGCTGAACCAGAACCTGGTGAAGACGGAAACCTCCAAAGCCTTTACGCCGCTGGAGCGTCAAGTTATCGGTATGATGCATCGCCTCGTCTATGACCGTGACGACGCTTACTACCATGAGTGGATGCACAACAGTAGCGTGGCGCTGGGCAGCATGTGCTCGGGCGGCACAGTGGCCAACATCACGGCGCTGTGGGTGGCGAGAAACCTGTGCTTTCCCGCAGACTCCGTCTTCAAGGGCGTACGCCGGGAAGGCATGTTCAAAGCCCTGAAGCATTATGGTTATGAAGGCGCGGCGGTGCTGGTCTCCAAACGAGGCCACTATTCTCTCAGTAAGTCCGCCGACCTGCTTGGTTTGGGCAGCGATAATATTATCGCCATCCCGACCGGAGCGAATAACAAGATAGACTTACAGGCCCTGCGCGCCACCTGTGAAAAATTACGCGACGCCAACGTCCGCGTTATCAGCCTGGTGGGTATCGCCGGCACGACGGAAACCGGCAACATTGACCCTTTAGAGGACATGGCGGCCATCGCCAAAGAGTTCAATACCTACTTCCATGTAGACGCAGCCTGGGGCGGCCCTACTTTATTCTCCAACAACTACAAGCACTTGCTGAAAGGCATCGAACTGGCTGACTCCGTCACCATGGACGCCCACAAGCAGCTCTATGTGCCCATGGGCGCAGGGCTGGTGGTGTTCAAGACGCCATCCACCAGCAACGCCATTGAGCATCATGCTCAATATATTATTCGTCAGGGGTCTCGCGACCTTGGCAGTAAAACCCTTGAAGGCTCTCGCCCGGGCATGGCCATGCTCATCCAGTCCGGTTTGAAAATCATCGGCCGCACCGGTTACGAAATTCTGATAGATCTCGGTATCGAAAAGGCCAAGACCTTCGCCGCGATGATCGATCAGGCGGACGACTTCGAACTGGTCAGCGAGCCCGAGCTGAATATCCTCACTTACCGTTATCATCCCGTCTGGGTCAGGCAGGCCTTTGAGTTCGCCGATGAAGAGCGCCGGCAGGCTATCAACGATTGTCTCAGCCGAATCACCAAAGGCATTCAGAAAACCCAACGGGCGCGGGGCAAGGCGTTCGTGTCCCGCACGCGTCTGAATCCCGCCGCGTATGATGGTCAAGCCTGCGTCGTATTCAGAGTGGTGCTGGCGAATCCGCTGACGACAGTGGAGATTCTTCAAGACATCCTCGAAGAGCAACGCGCCATCGCCGCAGAAGACATACTCTCGGAACGAATGGACGAGCTGCGTAACCTCTGCGCCATCCCGACAGCAAAAGTAGCGGCGTCCTGA
- a CDS encoding DUF503 domain-containing protein produces MHGFVVRIEFQLQGCASLKEKRQRTSGVREKLGRQPHLAIIESGQADALQTGEWTIILLAPNRATADKHLSQLEQTLAQNLDARITVFEQEPL; encoded by the coding sequence ATGCATGGCTTCGTAGTGAGAATAGAGTTTCAATTGCAGGGCTGCGCCTCGCTAAAGGAAAAACGTCAGCGCACCAGCGGCGTCCGCGAGAAGCTGGGGCGACAGCCGCACTTGGCGATTATCGAATCCGGACAGGCGGACGCCTTGCAAACCGGCGAGTGGACCATCATTCTCCTGGCCCCCAACCGAGCGACAGCGGACAAGCATCTCTCACAACTTGAGCAAACACTGGCGCAAAACCTGGATGCACGCATCACGGTCTTCGAACAAGAGCCATTGTAA
- a CDS encoding DsbA family protein: MATQKKPVPALYIGVIMFALGLLIATLLHSARFTQGALSAPAAGDSLFTLQGQEYNPEQLQYAEAAALFELEQQVFERKSQILENAALQVHFQNLAKARNVSKEQIRDELIEVKPVTDDEVSQFFEANKQQIQRPFYEIKDAIKDALQKDRIQRAEHGLIENLKKQGQLSINLKEPHAPVADLQLEGYPVRGNAQAAVSIVEFADFRCSHCKHASHTLRKIVAAQSDNVRWTMVDFPVTGKTSVYLAQAAYCAGKQNKYWEFHDALFDYDGKLSEASIAGVAESLGLDAAKIEECASSPEAVQFVEKEQSQAIELGLRGTPAIFINGLPFHGDNLEAVLEEAVNAAVARSRAG, from the coding sequence ATGGCTACTCAGAAAAAACCGGTTCCGGCTCTTTATATCGGCGTAATTATGTTCGCGCTTGGCCTCTTGATCGCTACGCTCTTGCACTCTGCCCGTTTTACTCAAGGCGCCCTCTCGGCCCCCGCCGCAGGCGATTCGCTATTCACTTTGCAAGGGCAGGAATATAATCCGGAACAACTGCAGTACGCCGAAGCCGCCGCGCTGTTCGAGCTGGAGCAACAAGTTTTTGAACGTAAGTCACAAATTCTGGAAAACGCCGCGCTTCAGGTGCATTTTCAAAATCTGGCGAAGGCGCGCAATGTATCTAAAGAGCAGATCCGCGACGAACTGATTGAGGTCAAGCCAGTCACCGACGACGAAGTGTCGCAATTTTTCGAAGCTAACAAGCAACAGATTCAACGCCCTTTTTACGAAATCAAAGACGCCATTAAAGACGCGCTGCAGAAAGACCGCATCCAGCGCGCTGAACATGGCCTTATCGAAAATCTGAAAAAACAGGGGCAACTCAGTATTAACCTGAAAGAGCCCCATGCTCCAGTCGCCGACCTCCAACTGGAAGGTTATCCCGTGCGGGGAAATGCGCAGGCGGCGGTCAGCATCGTCGAGTTTGCGGATTTCCGTTGTTCCCATTGCAAGCATGCATCGCACACCTTACGCAAGATAGTCGCGGCGCAAAGCGATAACGTACGCTGGACCATGGTGGATTTCCCCGTGACTGGCAAAACCTCCGTCTATCTGGCGCAAGCCGCTTACTGCGCAGGCAAGCAGAATAAGTACTGGGAGTTCCATGACGCCCTCTTCGACTATGACGGCAAATTAAGCGAAGCCTCTATTGCTGGCGTCGCTGAAAGCCTGGGGCTCGACGCGGCCAAAATTGAAGAGTGCGCTTCCAGCCCTGAAGCAGTGCAATTTGTGGAAAAAGAGCAAAGCCAGGCCATAGAGCTTGGACTGCGCGGAACTCCAGCAATATTCATCAATGGTCTGCCCTTCCATGGCGACAACCTGGAAGCCGTGCTGGAAGAGGCCGTTAACGCCGCAGTGGCGCGCTCCCGCGCGGGTTAA